A region from the Polyangiaceae bacterium genome encodes:
- a CDS encoding rhodanese-like domain-containing protein, translating to MQTIQRNELKKMIERGAEFDLVEVLAPKAYEHAHLPGAINIPFDDQFEHKIQLAIDNKSRTVVVYCTDLDCDASPKAGQAMEQLGYTHVYDYQAGKADWMRAGLDVVHSNS from the coding sequence ATGCAAACCATCCAACGCAACGAGCTCAAGAAGATGATCGAACGCGGCGCGGAGTTCGACCTCGTGGAAGTGCTCGCCCCAAAGGCCTACGAGCACGCGCATTTGCCGGGGGCCATCAACATCCCCTTCGATGATCAGTTCGAGCACAAGATCCAGCTGGCCATCGACAACAAATCCCGCACGGTCGTCGTGTACTGCACGGATCTGGACTGCGATGCGTCACCCAAGGCGGGGCAGGCCATGGAGCAACTGGGCTACACACACGTGTACGACTACCAGGCAGGCAAGGCGGACTGGATGCGCGCCGGATTGGACGTCGTTCACTCCAACTCCTAG
- a CDS encoding radical SAM protein, with protein MLETTSSQAPARPTELTDSLSKLLPLGTPLTLSRGAALWNAGSKPDHVFVILSGTIKLVRQLARRTCIRGFFGPGSTLGGLDALSGSTHLVDAVVASDSARVLAVPGAVYTRNLLASEDPWNALADAAWADTSRVYDKIDVLSSGTVESRLAMLLSRLLRDYGRPVDDGAMLVELPLSRQELADLAATSFETAIRVMTRWGDEHFVETTRDGFIVRNPGRLANLAGDYPVQEKKNGFDGTALPPRHAGQTARRSGRALRFELPKGRVIISRADRLGLFGDSERVYLDADGRFHRAWIGETSYQRGLDGRVRRIVLRKNGRRHLPIIDILEGAEAQRAIESAYTIVQKFWSELPSATPRRIRLQLREALSWTPERHAEHAREYTDVYRPIPILPPDQTDAVVVQPSTGCAWNRCSFCNFYQEERFTVRRPDAFRRHVQQVAALHGRTLRHRRRVFLGQANGLCGKADRLERVLQIAREELGNRHGWEFAAFANPARAPRTVKELERLRRRGLKSITMGLETGNEELHQMLNKPASVDEYVQFSKQVGAASIRRCVVLLVGAGGVKRSAEHVASTVTAVRAMELGKEDTVYLSPIVVEESSAFAKALDDLGRPSDEQLSTELAALKDGLRAAGITGAIARYDIQRFLY; from the coding sequence ATGCTCGAAACCACGTCGTCCCAGGCTCCTGCACGTCCGACCGAGCTCACCGATTCCCTCAGCAAGCTCCTGCCTCTCGGAACCCCGCTGACCCTGTCGCGCGGCGCCGCGCTGTGGAATGCCGGCTCCAAGCCCGATCACGTCTTCGTGATCCTCTCTGGGACAATCAAGTTGGTAAGGCAGCTGGCGCGCAGGACCTGCATTCGCGGCTTCTTCGGCCCTGGCTCGACCCTCGGCGGGTTGGACGCGCTCTCCGGCTCGACGCACTTGGTGGACGCGGTGGTGGCTTCGGATTCCGCTCGAGTGCTCGCGGTGCCCGGCGCCGTGTACACCCGAAACCTGCTCGCTTCCGAGGACCCGTGGAACGCGCTGGCGGACGCCGCCTGGGCGGACACGTCCCGCGTGTACGACAAGATCGACGTTCTGAGCTCGGGCACGGTGGAATCCCGCCTCGCCATGTTGCTGTCCCGACTGCTGCGGGACTACGGCCGCCCGGTGGACGACGGCGCCATGTTGGTGGAGCTGCCCTTGTCCCGCCAGGAGCTCGCGGACCTCGCGGCCACCTCCTTCGAAACGGCCATCCGCGTGATGACGCGCTGGGGTGACGAGCATTTCGTGGAGACGACCCGAGACGGCTTCATCGTGCGCAACCCCGGTCGTCTCGCGAACCTCGCCGGCGACTATCCCGTCCAAGAGAAGAAGAACGGCTTCGACGGCACCGCTCTGCCGCCCCGCCATGCCGGTCAGACCGCGCGGCGCTCGGGTCGTGCGCTGCGGTTCGAGCTGCCGAAGGGCCGCGTGATCATCTCCCGCGCAGACCGGCTGGGTCTGTTCGGCGACAGTGAGCGCGTGTACCTCGACGCAGACGGGCGCTTCCATCGGGCGTGGATCGGCGAGACGTCCTACCAGCGAGGGCTGGACGGTCGAGTGCGTCGCATCGTGCTGCGCAAGAACGGACGGCGCCATCTCCCCATCATCGACATCTTGGAGGGCGCAGAAGCACAGCGCGCCATCGAGAGCGCCTACACCATCGTGCAGAAGTTCTGGAGCGAGCTGCCCAGCGCCACGCCGCGACGCATTCGCCTACAGCTCCGGGAAGCGCTCTCGTGGACGCCCGAGCGACACGCCGAGCACGCCCGGGAGTACACCGACGTGTACCGCCCGATCCCGATCCTGCCTCCGGACCAGACGGACGCCGTGGTGGTGCAGCCCAGCACCGGTTGCGCCTGGAACCGCTGCTCGTTCTGCAACTTCTACCAGGAGGAGCGCTTCACGGTGCGTCGACCGGACGCTTTCCGTCGTCACGTCCAGCAAGTGGCCGCGCTGCACGGCCGCACCTTGCGCCACCGTCGGCGCGTGTTCCTGGGCCAGGCCAACGGCCTGTGCGGCAAGGCGGACCGCCTGGAGCGGGTGCTGCAGATTGCCCGTGAGGAGCTCGGCAACCGCCACGGCTGGGAGTTCGCCGCCTTCGCCAACCCTGCGCGAGCACCGCGCACCGTGAAGGAGCTCGAGCGTCTGCGTCGTCGAGGCCTCAAGTCCATCACCATGGGACTCGAGACCGGCAATGAAGAGCTGCACCAGATGCTCAACAAGCCGGCCAGCGTGGACGAGTACGTGCAGTTCTCCAAGCAGGTCGGCGCCGCCAGCATTCGTCGCTGCGTGGTGCTGTTGGTCGGCGCCGGCGGCGTGAAGCGCTCGGCTGAGCACGTTGCCTCCACCGTGACCGCTGTGCGGGCGATGGAGCTCGGCAAGGAGGACACCGTGTACCTGTCCCCCATCGTGGTCGAGGAGTCTTCTGCCTTTGCCAAGGCGCTCGACGACCTGGGACGCCCGAGTGACGAGCAGCTCTCCACCGAGCTCGCAGCGCTGAAGGACGGGCTCCGTGCGGCCGGTATCACCGGCGCCATTGCGCGCTACGACATCCAGCGCTTCCTCTACTGA
- a CDS encoding Uma2 family endonuclease, which produces MEVPLRGRKPTACYLAWVNVARRLHGYTYQDYLTLEADSNVRHEYLEGEIYATAGGTLEHALLCSGVITELGVQLRGGPCRIATSDLRVRVLETGKATYPDATVICGDAELDPEDVQGQTVINPIALVEVTSKSTEDYDRGDKFELHYRRVPTLQEYVLVSHRERTIEIRRRTPDDEWIRTIAGSGESVCLESLSATLDVDALYDAALGSGRPP; this is translated from the coding sequence ATGGAAGTTCCGCTCCGAGGCCGAAAGCCGACCGCATGCTATCTTGCGTGGGTGAACGTCGCCCGCCGACTCCACGGCTATACCTACCAGGACTACCTGACTCTCGAGGCGGACAGCAACGTCCGGCATGAGTACCTGGAGGGGGAGATCTATGCGACGGCCGGAGGCACGCTGGAGCACGCGCTGCTTTGCAGCGGCGTTATCACGGAGCTCGGCGTGCAGCTTCGAGGTGGCCCCTGCCGAATCGCCACCTCGGACCTGCGGGTCCGCGTGCTCGAGACGGGCAAGGCGACGTATCCGGACGCGACCGTCATTTGCGGTGATGCGGAGCTCGATCCGGAGGACGTTCAAGGGCAGACCGTCATCAACCCTATCGCCCTCGTCGAGGTAACGAGCAAGAGCACGGAGGACTACGACCGCGGGGACAAGTTCGAGCTCCACTACCGTCGTGTCCCGACACTCCAGGAGTACGTGCTCGTGTCCCATCGGGAGCGAACGATCGAGATTCGTCGGCGCACGCCAGACGACGAATGGATCCGGACGATCGCCGGGTCGGGCGAAAGCGTGTGTCTCGAGTCGTTGAGTGCCACGCTCGACGTGGACGCTTTGTATGACGCGGCGCTCGGTTCCGGGCGGCCTCCGTAA
- a CDS encoding class I SAM-dependent methyltransferase, producing the protein MVAMGRAIAHRSSTLPLTDPTALPLLPDDAQKQVERFEPTVPPKGVRARFRWEHLRRQARMMTARTIALDDAIRQAAAPQLVILGAGLDGRAWRMAELAPATVFEVDHPDSQRDKRARVFGLSRAARDVRFVSVDFAKDDLEQSLAAAGHDPSLPTTWLWEGVVMYLDAAAIDATLSVVKRRSAVGSRIAVVYHSPGLLLWLVRPMVRRLGEPIRSVHTPEGMRRLLEKHGFEVTRDQGLPELGRAISVDVAEATRIMKHIRLVVADRRGAP; encoded by the coding sequence ATGGTGGCGATGGGCCGCGCCATCGCGCATCGCTCTTCGACGCTGCCGCTCACGGATCCGACGGCGCTGCCGCTGCTGCCGGACGACGCACAAAAGCAAGTCGAACGCTTCGAGCCGACGGTTCCTCCCAAAGGCGTCCGCGCGCGCTTCCGGTGGGAGCACCTCAGGCGGCAAGCGCGGATGATGACCGCGCGGACCATCGCCCTCGACGACGCCATCCGTCAGGCCGCCGCGCCGCAGCTCGTGATCTTGGGCGCCGGGCTCGATGGCCGGGCGTGGCGCATGGCGGAGCTCGCGCCCGCAACCGTGTTCGAAGTGGATCACCCGGACTCCCAGCGCGACAAGCGCGCCCGAGTTTTCGGACTCAGCCGTGCGGCGCGGGACGTCCGCTTCGTTTCCGTCGACTTCGCCAAGGACGATCTCGAGCAGTCCCTGGCGGCCGCGGGCCACGACCCGAGCTTGCCGACCACCTGGCTCTGGGAGGGCGTAGTGATGTACTTGGACGCCGCGGCCATCGACGCCACGCTCTCCGTGGTGAAGCGACGCTCTGCCGTGGGCAGCCGTATCGCCGTCGTCTATCACAGCCCGGGCCTCTTGCTGTGGCTGGTGCGCCCCATGGTGCGCCGTCTGGGGGAGCCGATCCGTTCGGTCCACACGCCGGAGGGCATGCGCCGGCTGCTCGAGAAGCACGGCTTCGAAGTGACGCGCGATCAGGGCTTGCCGGAGCTCGGGCGGGCCATCTCCGTGGACGTCGCCGAGGCGACGCGCATCATGAAGCACATTCGACTCGTCGTGGCGGACCGGCGCGGCGCTCCGTGA
- a CDS encoding polyprenol monophosphomannose synthase yields MPPSPENGQSASAHALGSGALIVTPTYNERYNLPLFLRATLEVAPGARILVVDDASPDGTGDVADELAAEDPRISVMHRAGKLGLGTAYVEGFAQGLAEGFERFIEMDTDLSHDPNYLPAFFAAFDRGADVVIGSRNVSGGGVEGWGVGRHVLSKGGSLYARTILGVNVRDLTSGYKGYSRRALEAIDLSSVHSNGYSFQIETTFRALRKGMHVEEVPIVFVDRRAGESKMSRRIFAEAVVMVWKLRMAALKGEL; encoded by the coding sequence ATGCCCCCGAGCCCTGAAAACGGCCAATCCGCGAGCGCGCATGCCCTGGGGAGCGGCGCGCTCATCGTCACGCCCACCTACAACGAACGCTACAATCTGCCGCTCTTCTTGCGCGCGACGCTGGAGGTAGCGCCGGGCGCGCGGATCCTGGTGGTGGACGACGCGTCTCCAGATGGCACCGGGGACGTCGCCGACGAGCTCGCGGCGGAGGACCCGCGTATCTCCGTGATGCATCGTGCCGGCAAGCTCGGCTTGGGCACGGCCTACGTGGAAGGCTTCGCCCAAGGCCTCGCGGAGGGCTTCGAGCGGTTCATCGAGATGGACACGGATCTGTCTCACGACCCGAACTACCTGCCGGCGTTCTTCGCCGCCTTCGACCGCGGCGCGGACGTGGTGATAGGCTCGCGCAACGTGAGTGGTGGCGGCGTGGAAGGCTGGGGCGTCGGACGGCACGTGCTGAGCAAGGGCGGCTCGCTCTACGCTCGCACCATCTTGGGCGTGAACGTGCGGGACCTCACCAGCGGCTACAAGGGCTATTCACGGCGCGCGCTGGAAGCCATCGATCTTTCGAGCGTACACTCCAACGGCTACTCGTTTCAGATCGAAACCACCTTCCGCGCGCTGCGCAAAGGCATGCACGTGGAAGAAGTACCCATCGTGTTCGTGGATCGACGCGCGGGCGAGAGCAAGATGAGCCGCCGTATCTTCGCGGAGGCGGTGGTCATGGTGTGGAAGCTCAGAATGGCGGCCCTCAAAGGAGAGCTCTGA
- a CDS encoding discoidin domain-containing protein, whose protein sequence is MALVLQKLAALPKRALEAVVLKEAEARAKSYRPEQSEGVHQLWHAAVRRMRAARDLRNASNVAAAGTLYREAGVLTARAVALAAGESFADAAAWPRVRELAEQGALPRTPPSAFADGEPLDEAQDLAEQTDALLLDAVPPVVARQRLDRIDRALVLLLQGVEPRSPKQVRRSRILRIATLALLIIAAIVGLFAWLLAPKNVALGKPTLASSYWPGSATAEALVNGQDESPWGSATGQEDGWFRVDLLAPHRIDRVVVTNRKDNYAYTTTPLAVELSSDGESFQEVRRFTGRGGEGQRWVYRGDGQVARFVRVRNVAGHGIALCEIEVYGPAK, encoded by the coding sequence ATGGCTCTCGTCCTGCAAAAGCTGGCGGCGCTTCCCAAGCGGGCGCTGGAGGCCGTGGTCCTCAAAGAGGCGGAGGCCCGCGCCAAGAGCTATCGCCCAGAGCAGAGCGAAGGCGTGCATCAGCTGTGGCACGCCGCCGTGCGGCGCATGCGCGCCGCGCGCGACCTGCGCAACGCGAGCAACGTGGCGGCCGCGGGCACGCTGTATCGCGAGGCCGGTGTGCTCACTGCTCGCGCCGTGGCCTTGGCCGCGGGGGAGTCCTTTGCGGACGCCGCCGCGTGGCCGCGCGTGCGCGAGCTTGCGGAGCAGGGCGCGCTGCCGCGCACGCCGCCGAGCGCCTTCGCGGATGGCGAGCCCTTGGACGAAGCGCAGGATCTGGCCGAGCAGACGGACGCATTGTTGCTCGATGCGGTTCCGCCCGTGGTCGCCCGGCAGCGTCTCGATCGCATCGACCGCGCATTGGTGCTGCTGCTCCAGGGCGTGGAGCCCCGCTCGCCGAAGCAGGTACGCCGCTCGCGCATCCTTCGCATCGCGACATTGGCATTGCTGATCATCGCCGCCATCGTGGGTCTCTTCGCGTGGCTCCTGGCCCCCAAGAACGTGGCCCTGGGCAAGCCCACCCTGGCCTCCAGCTATTGGCCCGGCAGCGCCACCGCCGAAGCGCTGGTGAACGGACAGGACGAGAGTCCCTGGGGCTCCGCCACGGGTCAGGAAGACGGCTGGTTCCGTGTGGATCTCCTCGCGCCGCATCGCATCGATCGCGTGGTGGTCACGAACCGCAAGGACAACTACGCCTACACCACGACGCCCTTGGCGGTGGAGCTGTCGTCCGACGGCGAGAGCTTCCAGGAAGTGCGCCGGTTCACCGGTCGCGGTGGCGAAGGACAGCGCTGGGTGTACCGCGGGGATGGCCAGGTGGCGCGCTTCGTGCGCGTGCGTAACGTCGCCGGCCACGGGATCGCTTTGTGCGAGATCGAGGTCTACGGGCCCGCGAAGTGA
- a CDS encoding SDR family oxidoreductase: MKTAVVTGGTGALGRAVVEAFARAGYQVHLSTARDASGHSGPGTAHQVDLRDATATRDWLRMLGPVHAAALCAGGFAMQSLADLSPELYDAQLDINLRTAAYTVAGLVPVLADPSAIVLVGSQAYAGAAGKALYAASKAGVVSLARSAAEELRPKGVRVNAVLPDIIDSPANRTAMPGASFDSWAKPEEIADVILYLCSDAARVVSGNALAVGR, translated from the coding sequence ATGAAGACGGCAGTGGTGACCGGGGGAACGGGCGCGTTGGGGCGGGCAGTGGTGGAAGCGTTCGCACGCGCTGGCTACCAGGTGCACTTGTCCACAGCCCGCGATGCCAGCGGCCATTCGGGGCCGGGTACCGCTCACCAAGTGGATCTGAGAGACGCTACGGCCACCCGCGACTGGCTTCGCATGCTGGGTCCCGTTCACGCCGCCGCGCTGTGTGCCGGTGGTTTTGCGATGCAGTCCTTGGCAGACCTGTCGCCGGAGCTCTACGACGCGCAGCTCGACATCAACCTGCGCACTGCCGCCTACACCGTCGCCGGCCTCGTCCCCGTGCTCGCCGACCCGAGCGCCATCGTGCTGGTCGGTTCGCAGGCGTACGCCGGCGCAGCGGGCAAGGCCCTCTACGCCGCGAGCAAAGCCGGCGTCGTCAGCTTGGCGCGAAGCGCAGCGGAGGAGCTGCGCCCGAAGGGCGTTCGCGTGAACGCGGTGCTGCCGGACATCATCGACTCCCCCGCCAACCGCACAGCCATGCCCGGCGCGAGCTTCGACAGCTGGGCCAAGCCGGAAGAGATCGCGGACGTGATCCTGTACCTGTGCTCCGACGCCGCGCGCGTCGTGAGCGGGAACGCTCTCGCGGTCGGGCGCTGA
- a CDS encoding serpin family protein, protein MRTYSMHWAAPALIAGALLSGCSGSDDPAPGSHDNLEVAKSGKARLPATAAPSDVAELTQNNTDFGFELMRTIAPEKNFFYSPHSISIALAMTYAGAAGSTKTEMAKALHFNQDDATLNGAFNTLDQALATRGKNAKGVDGQPFRLTVANAAWAQRDYSFLPTYLDTLAESYGAGINLMDFISDSEGCRKTINGWVADQTEDRIPELLAEGSVNGATRLVLTNAVYFNASWDNAFEEEATQDGAFATLAGGSVTVPLMHQGHSYGYTEGAGYQAVDIDYDGNEVSMLVILPAAGTFEQFEQSLSAQKLAEIEQSLSSHEVSLTLPRFEVRSREGLSTPLAAMGMPTAFTGNADFSGMTGNHDLQIQDVIHEAFVKVNEAGTEAAAATAVTMGATAVPDYKTFEATRPFLFVIRDRATNASLFVGRIVDPSPQS, encoded by the coding sequence ATGCGAACTTACTCGATGCACTGGGCGGCTCCCGCGTTGATCGCTGGGGCACTTCTTTCGGGATGCAGCGGCAGTGACGATCCGGCACCGGGCAGTCACGACAACCTCGAGGTCGCCAAGTCGGGCAAGGCGCGTTTGCCGGCAACTGCAGCGCCCTCGGACGTGGCGGAGCTGACGCAGAACAACACCGACTTCGGCTTCGAGCTCATGCGCACGATCGCACCGGAGAAGAACTTCTTCTACTCGCCGCACTCCATCTCGATCGCTCTCGCCATGACCTACGCGGGTGCTGCGGGAAGCACCAAGACGGAGATGGCAAAGGCACTCCACTTCAATCAGGACGACGCCACCCTGAACGGGGCTTTCAACACGCTGGATCAAGCGCTCGCGACTCGCGGCAAGAACGCCAAGGGCGTGGATGGTCAGCCCTTCCGCCTCACGGTGGCCAACGCGGCCTGGGCGCAGCGCGATTACAGCTTCTTGCCGACCTACCTCGACACGCTGGCCGAGAGCTACGGCGCCGGCATCAATCTGATGGACTTCATCAGCGACTCGGAGGGTTGCCGCAAGACGATCAACGGTTGGGTCGCCGATCAGACCGAAGACCGCATCCCAGAGCTCCTGGCGGAGGGCTCGGTCAACGGCGCCACGCGCTTGGTGCTCACCAACGCCGTGTACTTCAACGCTTCCTGGGACAACGCCTTCGAGGAAGAGGCCACCCAGGACGGCGCCTTTGCCACCCTCGCCGGCGGCAGCGTGACCGTGCCGCTGATGCATCAGGGCCACAGCTACGGCTACACCGAAGGCGCCGGCTACCAGGCCGTGGACATCGACTACGACGGCAATGAGGTCAGCATGCTCGTGATCTTGCCCGCCGCAGGCACTTTCGAGCAGTTCGAGCAGTCGCTCAGCGCCCAGAAGCTCGCCGAGATCGAGCAGTCCCTCTCCAGCCACGAAGTGAGCCTCACGCTACCGCGCTTCGAGGTTCGCTCCCGCGAAGGGCTCTCCACGCCGCTCGCGGCCATGGGCATGCCCACGGCGTTCACCGGTAACGCGGACTTCTCCGGCATGACGGGCAATCACGACCTGCAGATCCAGGACGTGATCCACGAAGCCTTCGTCAAGGTGAACGAAGCCGGCACCGAGGCGGCCGCCGCCACTGCGGTGACCATGGGGGCTACCGCCGTCCCCGACTACAAGACGTTCGAAGCGACGCGGCCGTTCCTGTTCGTGATCCGCGATCGCGCGACGAACGCGAGCCTGTTCGTCGGCCGCATCGTCGATCCGTCGCCGCAGTCGTGA
- a CDS encoding glycosyltransferase family 39 protein yields the protein MPSASVPPPAETMPRERSIDPDAWLTVTCWAVIVLSAAQVLLFSFGRDQSIYAVVADGILHGKMPYRDVWDFKPPGIYLVYALAQAAFGKTMLASRLLEVIGLVAMVFGFRALAGSFFGSRRVGVIGGALAALIHAQLEFWHTGQPETYGAYLTVAALVLTVGDVGQKRRVLSWTLVGMLFGAAFLLKPPLGGGAIVCAAYLARGEYRRTGERLSALWPFVVVGLASFVPIALVALWFRARGAWDALYWTMFEFTPGYTKLGWSGRGAAEMFYWALEEVFFRFSALAAAGVIAAIVIRPMHSREREGIFLLLGVISVHLAGIAMQGKFFQYHYAATLPLVAFIAGLGLYKLWRRVLAGGAGGILAYASFIVVAASMRIAVRDLGSFWDRSILRTGYLLHLSGIHSRELLDRELYKVADYNLDADREVALDVARRTRPGARIFVWGFEPGIYWMSDREPASRFIYDVAQRVQWERERARRELMDDLSANPPEAIVVEHGDRFSFVTGDDYDSAEALSTFPELDDLIKDQFEMVTTIEDFDVYVRRPAD from the coding sequence ATGCCGAGCGCGTCCGTTCCGCCGCCGGCGGAAACCATGCCCCGCGAGCGCAGCATCGACCCGGATGCTTGGCTGACGGTGACGTGCTGGGCGGTGATCGTGCTCTCGGCTGCGCAGGTGCTGCTGTTCTCCTTCGGGCGGGACCAGAGCATCTACGCGGTGGTGGCGGACGGCATCCTGCACGGGAAGATGCCGTACCGAGACGTCTGGGACTTCAAGCCGCCCGGCATCTATCTCGTCTACGCCCTGGCCCAGGCGGCGTTCGGCAAGACCATGCTGGCGTCGCGGCTGCTCGAGGTCATTGGCCTCGTGGCGATGGTGTTCGGCTTCCGAGCGCTGGCCGGATCCTTCTTCGGCTCGCGCCGCGTCGGCGTGATCGGCGGCGCACTGGCTGCGCTGATCCACGCGCAGCTCGAGTTCTGGCACACGGGTCAGCCGGAGACCTACGGCGCGTACCTCACGGTGGCCGCCTTGGTGCTCACCGTGGGCGACGTGGGGCAGAAGCGGCGCGTGCTCAGCTGGACGCTCGTGGGTATGCTGTTCGGCGCGGCCTTCCTGCTCAAGCCGCCCCTGGGCGGCGGCGCCATCGTGTGCGCCGCCTACCTCGCACGCGGGGAGTATCGCCGCACCGGCGAGCGACTGAGCGCGCTGTGGCCCTTTGTCGTCGTCGGCCTCGCGAGCTTCGTGCCCATCGCCCTGGTGGCGCTCTGGTTTCGAGCTCGGGGCGCCTGGGATGCCCTGTACTGGACCATGTTCGAGTTCACTCCGGGGTACACCAAGCTCGGCTGGAGCGGGCGGGGCGCGGCGGAGATGTTCTACTGGGCGCTGGAAGAAGTGTTCTTTCGTTTCTCGGCCCTTGCCGCCGCCGGCGTGATCGCCGCCATCGTGATCCGCCCGATGCACAGCCGCGAGCGGGAAGGCATCTTCCTGCTGCTGGGCGTGATCTCCGTGCACCTCGCGGGCATCGCGATGCAAGGCAAGTTCTTTCAGTATCACTACGCCGCCACGTTGCCGCTGGTCGCGTTCATCGCGGGTCTGGGCCTCTACAAGCTGTGGCGGCGGGTGCTCGCCGGCGGGGCCGGCGGCATTTTGGCATACGCCTCGTTCATCGTGGTCGCCGCCAGCATGCGCATTGCCGTGCGCGATCTCGGTTCCTTCTGGGATCGGTCCATCTTGCGCACGGGGTACTTGCTGCACCTATCCGGCATCCACTCGCGAGAGCTCCTGGATCGCGAGCTCTACAAGGTGGCGGACTACAACCTCGACGCCGACCGCGAAGTGGCGCTGGACGTTGCTCGCCGCACTCGACCGGGGGCGCGCATTTTCGTGTGGGGCTTCGAGCCGGGCATCTATTGGATGTCGGACCGAGAGCCGGCTTCCCGCTTCATCTACGACGTCGCTCAACGCGTGCAGTGGGAGCGCGAGCGTGCTCGCCGCGAGCTGATGGACGATCTGAGCGCGAATCCGCCCGAGGCCATCGTGGTGGAGCACGGAGATCGCTTCAGCTTCGTCACCGGTGACGACTACGACTCTGCCGAGGCGCTCTCCACGTTCCCGGAGCTCGACGACCTCATCAAGGACCAGTTCGAGATGGTCACGACCATCGAGGATTTCGACGTCTACGTGCGGCGTCCAGCGGATTGA